Genomic segment of Juglans microcarpa x Juglans regia isolate MS1-56 chromosome 7S, Jm3101_v1.0, whole genome shotgun sequence:
gaaaaagaaaaacaaatatcacatgtttggataatgagatggattgaaatttttgtaaataatagtaaattaatttaaattaagatattttattagattttgcgagaaaattgaataaaaatattataaatttaaaatattatttgaatataattttttaatattaattttactttgaaatttaaaaaatttatactgttttttgttttttatttttggaaaatttgaaaaaaaatataacgattttgtaaaataattaaatgaaaaagttaaaaatttagaattgaatcgtattttatgtttgaataatattcTCATCTAATCCAAGTGCCACAAGATGATTTGGGATGAAAACCTGACATTAGCCGATAGCTCTGATATCATTAATgagaatttcataaaaaataaaaattgaaagagagaaagaaagagaaaaatgaaaactacatcttaatattgaattgaatttttcatCACAGATTGCTTGTACTTGTAATAAAATGGAGGATAATTCAAAGAGTAATATCAAATCAATGCAGGATATAAATGGCCAAATCATTTTAAGGGAATGGCTGATGGCAAAGTATAAAACTGAAAATATTCGAATCACTTGTACTCTAAAAACAGCTTTATTTCGTGGATAGGTTAACCTACATAAATGGGTAACCCTTCCCAGAAATCCATCAAATTACACACACAAAATAAAGGCTGCAAGCACGTTCTTAAGTTCTCAATCAAATGTTCATTTTCACAAAGATAGTAATACCACTACCCAAAAAAACCTTCTACAGCCAATCTAACACTCATTTCCTTACATTCCAATCTAGTGCTAGTTCCATGTACACAAACCTAGAAGGATTGTCAGAAACAAGGGTTAGAAATCTGCACTCCAGCTCCTGTTATTGTAAACTGTCAGAAGAAATATCCCCAGATACATGGTCTTTGCTCTGACAGTCTTGTCCTGCCTTATTGTCAGAActgttaaagaaaagaaaattagaactAATGATCTCCCCAGATTCATAAAAATGATCTTGGCAAAGGCAACAATGATAATGGATTGTAATTTGAACCCAAACTTGAGGTATCATACCTTGTTTGTTTAACAAATTGTCCCCTGATACGGGGCCGTTGTTCTGCCAGTTTTTTCCTGCTTTGGTATCGAACCTGGAAAACAACAGACAATGAAGACTAGGTTTCATACATCCTGTAAAAAGCTAGACCTTTTTTGACCAGTAATAAGTTAGACCTACAAAATGACAgcaagatataatttttatgttgTCTATTACTGTATCATTTGTCAGGAGATTCCCCAGCATCatatattatttcaaaacaagaaaCTCCTAGGCTGGAAAAGGTCAGGACTTCGTTTTgctcgggttttttttttttttttttttttttttttgtggtgatAATTTTGATTTGTTATGTTAACGGAAGGTTATAGTGCGGGCTCTATTTTGCTCCCCCACAAAACGCACAGGGAAAAATGAATTACCCTCTTTTCAAAGcatctctctttccttttctgaCGAAATTTGTTTAGTGCAGCCTCCCTGTGTGCCACTCGTTCTTCATCTGATCCATTCCCACTATTTTTCCCACTAATTGCCCCAGCTCCAACGTTTCCAGCTGCCCCATTTTCACTTTCTACGTTTGTTACTCCAGCATTCAAGGCAGTGCAGCTTCCGTTCTGTCCATTGCTGCCATAGTTACTTCCAGAAGCACTTCCATTCACACTATAGTCTCCCGCATTACTTTCAACAGGCCCTCCTACCACATTTGATGATCCACATTGCTGAGAAGCTCCAGCCATGTTCTTCCGGGAGACATCACTGCAGTCTTGCTGTAGTTGATGCTGCTGCAAGTTGTGgacatgatgatgataatggtggtggtggtggtggtggtgctggACCTGGACCTGCTGTTTTGAGCCCCTTGTTTGGGCTTGAACCTTGTTAACTTCCACATTAGTTGCCTTCCCAGGTGTATTCTGCACAGATTCGAATGTGGAGGAATGAAAAGATTTGAATGCTGATATGGACTCTGGCTTCTCATCGTAGACTTCTAGCTTAGGAATAACACATTTATCGGTGGAAGCCACATCATTGTTGCTACTACTCCCATTAGAATGCTGATTTGGCAGATTGCCACTTGAATGAGATTGAAAATTGTGTGTTGTCCCCGTATTCTGCGCGGCTGAATTATCATCAAGTGGAGAACAGCTCCCAACATTCCCTGTATGAGCCTGATCAAAAGTGGAAATCATTAAACCTGGCCAGAAATGGAGGTTTGGATCCTCTCACTTACTTTTTTCAGAGTCCAATTTTTACCAGCAGCTGCTTGCCAACCACTGTGAGCCACATTATGATACGGAGATTCTCTTATTATTTCACTGCAAAAAGATTGAAGAGTTTCTGTAAAGTACTGGTTTCCTTTTTTCCTTGGATTGGCAACACACCCGTCCACATCACAATGTGGTGCACAATGATCGGGAACAGACTTCAATTGCTCTGATAAGATGAGGTCATGTTCACAATATAAGGCTTTCACGATCTAAGCTGCTACAGAACATTACCTTATTAACAGAAGAGGCAGTATTGTATCTGCAtggtgaagaaaaaagaaatagtaaaaCAATTGTTGAAATGTAATATGTCATCAGCACAAATAGTATTTCTGCAGGGTTCCCTTCTTACTTTGAGAATGCTGACAGATCTGAATGTCTAAGAACATTGCGGTCATCATGTGCAACATTTTCAAAATCCTCTCTCATCCTCTTCAAAGTTAGTACAAGGGACGGCAGTTGTCTCGAATCACAATGTGCTTTGGTTTGTGATATATCAGAAAGGCCATTCGAGGTGTCAAAGTCTCTGCTTTCAGCCTCGAGATAAGTAGAATTGACAACTTTAGCCATATTGGAAGATGGGTTTTCTGGCTTGCTGATAGCATTCTCACTGTTGTGCTTTGACTTATCACTATCAAATGGCTTGCTGTCTACATTAGCCAAAACATTCTGGCTTCTACTACTTAGATGGATAGATAACATCTCATGTTGAAATTCATGTCTTGAATCTGGATCTTTACATACTCCTGTTTCCAAGTTTTTACCAAATGCAACATTGTCTATGAAAATTAAATGCAGATCCCAGTATTAATAGTTAATATTCAaccaaatataattaaaaaaacctaATGGAGAAGGATAGATATCATTAAGGCATACCGTGTTGCTCATCCTGTTCGGGGCACTCTTTTGTTTCAGTAACATGCACCCACCTGTTGCTAAATTTTTCAGGCTTCGTATGAATCACCTGGGCACATTAGtgttttagaatgtatttaggcattttcttctgtatactccctgtgtacatgggctatgcctattttcattcatatcaatgaaacttacttcttacttatcaaaaaaaaatgaatcaccTGGGCACAGGTGCTATCTGGACCATCAGTTATTTGATCTGGAGGTGATATTGGTTGGGGACTTTCAACTTCAGCCGCCCTTTTGGTCCACGAACTCTGCAAAAAGAGTAATAGTATTTTTAACTTTGTCAGTGTCGTGTGTTCAGGAACCTTTATTCATTATATGCTCAGCtcaagtttttttgttttgacattGAGCGGTAAATTGTTGCAAATGATGATCTAAGCCCAAAAAATATCCTAACCCTGAAGCAGACAAATGCCAGGTCAAATCAAGCCATTTAGGACTTCCATCATCTTTGCTATCATAATTAATGTTCTTTCCTCTTTCTACTAACGAGGAAATCCTTATTCTACCACACACACTGATGCTGCTGAGGCATGGAAGGTGGCTAAAAGATGCATAGGGTCCATTTTGTGTTGTACCTTTGCCTAGATTGCATTGTGTAATTTGTGTCACCCCCAGCCCTTTGGGACCATAAGTTGGGAGTTTTTTAAGTTAAGACTCACGGGCCCAACTATTTTAGGTGTATGTATTTATTGTATTGCATATTTGTGCAATTTGATTCCTGATTTGATTTTACCGAGGCTGACAAATTTCGATTTCTTGTAGTAACAGTCATTTAAGGCATGATTTCAATGAGAAAATTTGCCTAAGGCAACCTACAGAAGTTTCCTAATCTGTAACAGCTGCATTGACTtgacaaaaacccaaaaaaaccCCACCCTTTGAGCCTgctgatatatgaataaattaggGAAGTTTTTTCTGATTTAGGGGCTGAAGTATTACCTGGAAATCACCTAGAATCAGAGCTGCAATAGTTAGGAAATTCCTCATTAAGATGCTACCAAGATCTTAGGCTTAAGAGGCTACCACCCTTTGAGCCTGCTGTCACATTTTTATGCAAGCTGTCCAAGTCTGATTTCCTAAGGTTATGATTTCAGAGATCGTATTTATGACTAATCGCATCTTGTAAGCTTGATCATATGCATTGATCGTTAAATATAGTGTCATGAGTATGATGGAGGCAGAGAGTAGGAAGAATACAGTGCTGTATACACCATGACATCCACTCACAATGGCTATCCAGATCTATTATGACTTCCAAGTCCCTAGAGACCATAGGTTGTACCCAATGAGTCATCTTAAGCAATGACTCAAGTTCCCTGGGTTTGAGGCACAAATTGAAGTCAAGGAATGTGACACCGGAAGCACAAGAATATTCACACAGCCTATACAATTACACACACTAGTGCATTTGGACACTTGACTATGGAGGCTTAAAGGCTCACTTTTAACAACAGGCCTGGATAGAGGCTTCAAGAGGACTTTAGGACAATACACATGGCCTGTGAATAGCTCTAACACAAGAAACCTGTTCAGCCACATCAACAGAGGCATCTACCTGCTGGAAACAGCAATCCTAACGAACTTTGAAAGGGATGTCAGGATGTACGATGAGATCAAAATTTGTGaggtttgtaaatagttgtaAAATCTTTCTGAGATGAGGTTTTGAGATGTTTGATGAATAggaattagatatttttaatttaccatataaataattttaaataacttaataaaaggaaaaaaaagaaaaagagagatgagGCATCACCAGTGGCAGTGCAACCGTCTGGCCACCCTTAGCAGCCAGGCCTCTGGCCACCACTGGGCAGAACAGGGTTGCACAGATCGGGCTGCAAAGAGGTGCCATTGGGCAGCCCAGATGGGGCCACCCTTGGTGGTCAGGCCCCTGGCCATCATAGGGTGGCACAGATGGAGCTGCCCTTGGCCGCTAGGTCTGCGGCTGCCACGGGGCACCCGATCTGGGCTGCTAGTGGCAGCCACAACAGAGTGgctgcagtttttttttttttttttaaatcttatttaaaaaaatgatttgtttgGAAGTAAGATGATCTTTGACTGAAAAATATCTGACTTTTAAGTTTTCCCTTAGTACCCAAACATGCCCAAAGTCCTTGACAGCCTTAGAACTTAAGTCTAGCTGAATATAGTATAGTCTGTTCAAAAGAGCATCATATTTAATCTAAATATGAGTGTCATGCTTAGCGTAAATGTATGATGTGATTAGTCATGGATGAATGAgttaatttctttgaaaacacaaATAGAAACCAAGGAAAATCAGACCTGTCCAAGTGTGCCAAAGTAGGATAGATGACGTTTTGAGTCTTCTTTTACAAAGAAATATTGATAGCAATAGCTATGGGTGTTTTCCTAGATTGCAAAGGAGGATCTTTTATTACAAGCTTGAGCGCACGATATAAGTGGCATGATCATAACCTTATGTATGCTGTAAATGTTATTATTTGCTTGAAAAAGTGTTGTTACTTATATGCTATACAAATGTCAATTGTTAGCCACTTTTAATGAATCTTGGTTGAATTATGAAAACGTTGCTTGTGGATGCAATTATgtatgatatgcttatatagttGTTTGTCCCGAATGGATGCCATGTCACGATAACCATGCTTATGTATGCTAATATGCCATGTTTAGTGCTATACCATGCATATGAATATGACACACATAAATATGACATCCCATGAACATAATGAATTCAATAAGATGTTCACATGCATCATGATAAGATATGAGAAGCCATGTGAGCAACAAGAAAGCTTTAATACTTactgatgaaaaaataaaaaataagaaagctTTAATACCTGGCCTTAGGTTATGCTATGGGTGATTGTGCACATCACAACCTCAAGTGTAGTCCACCATATGTAATGTTATGATTTATGTGGTCAATGAAAATCGGACCATTGCCCACAGAAATTATGATGGCCATCATGCAAGTGAAAGCAAGATTAACAAGTCATGCATAGAATATATAGGATGCATAGAGTCTATCTCTCATGTATCCATGTTACATGAATTCCCATGATTACTTCTTGAATTCTGCATATGGTTCTATTGAATGATCCACATGTTATATCTACATATAATTATGATGAACACTTCCAAGGTAAAGTTTAAGGTTAAGTTATGTGTATAGTATGATGTGTTATTTACTGAGTCTTCAACTCACTTTTGTATGTCCTATCTTTTGATGTCCCAGGTGATGATTATGTGGACATTGAACAGGATGGCCAGGAGCAGATTTTTACCAGAGTCTTAGACAGTGCTAACGAGTGTTATTGCCACATAGCACTAGTTTATGCTTTATGTCATTATGTTCTTACTTTCAGTTTTATAAAACATTGTAGTGTAAAGCTATTTTTATGATTCAATGATACAAGCAAAACTTTTATGATGCCCAATCTCTTACCAGGCACAAGTTACAAATGTACGTAACATTCCTAACCTATGGGAAGGGGtgttacattgtgagacagAAATTTTATGTAGGTAATAAGCAAGTGTCCGGAGGAAGAGCTCTACACTCCACTAGCCCAAGAAACTTGTGATCTCCGACTGTTATTCTCTATTTATCAACATTACTTCTTTAGTTTAGATAGGCATGCTGTACAAAGTTTTATTCTTAGGGTGGAATGTATTTGAACATTCCTTTGTTTTATTCTTAGGCATACAGTTTTTTTCTTGGTGCTGTTCAAATACAATagctcttcaaatttgaaaagcCATAATCATGGAGCCATatcattatttgttaatatcAATATACGACTTTGCTTTGGTGGTTTATGCTACAAGTGAATTTGAGAGTACATTTATACTGACATTATGCACTCATCAGTAAAATCAGCCAAAACTTAAAAGGAATGTGTCAAAGGGGACATAGGTAGATAATTTTAACTGACTTGTACATTGCTACCTGAGTTCCACTTCCATTGTCACTTCCATCCCGACTTAGTCCATTACTTCCATTATCATGCTCATCACAGCTGCCAGTATCATTATCAGACCCATCATCACTTTCTGATTTTCCAGATTTTCTTGTTTGTGTCCCACTTTCACTCCCGCTGCCACTAGACTGAGAAAGGGTGAGAAACAGATTCAAGTTGAGGAACATCAACATCAATTGCTCCAGAGTGAGCCACATGGTAATATAAATTGCCCCACTAAAATATTCAAGTACACACTAGTAATGAACTGAGGAAAACTCACATATAAATTTACGACAAATAACTACAAATTTGAAGTAGAGGTAGCAACTTACGCTGTGGCATCTCCTCCAAACATGCTGCCAGAGGTTTTTAAGTTCATTTTTCCGAATTGGTTTCGCTAAAAAATCAACTGCACCTTTTGAGAGACACTTGAAGACTATACCCATTGAATCATGGGATGACATCACTGCATAGGTCCATCATCAGGTGTGACAAATAAACGCACCCAATCAGCAGTAGTTATACCAAACAAGCCTTATGTTTTCATAAGTTCCATGATAAAGAGgctaaaatactattaaatgaTACTTACTAATAACGGGAATATTCTTTAGACTTCTGTGACTCATAATCTTGCATAAAAGTCCAATTCCAGATAAAACAGGCATGACAACCTCAGTTAGGATGAGATCTATATGATTAGTTGGATCTTCTAAGATTTTCCATGCTTGGATACCATTAGCAACAGCAATGACTGCAAAGACCATATTAAGAATTAAGCAGTATAAAGGAAAACCTAACCATCAGATTGAAACACAACTTCAATGTTCATTGGATGAAGCATCAATCTAGCCAGAGACAAAATAACTTCACCATAGCAGGAAAAGCAAATTACAACCTTCATAGCTGCAGTTTCGAAGCAGAGCACTGACAACCTGGCGTGTAGAATCATCATTTTCCACTAACAGAACCTTCAAAGATCTGATAGGAAGAAACCTCTCCCAACATATAATAGGTCCTTGAGGCTGTTGTTGCAGTATCTGAGACCCATCGTGAGCCTGAATCAAAGCCCTGGGCCCATTGCTTACTTCTTGAGTTACCTCATTAATTCGTAACTCATCTTCCTCTAACGATTGCAAACCTTGGCCTTCACCAACTACCCCATTAGTCACTTGCTTTTGATCACAACTTATATGGCTATTTTGTTCAACCAACCCTCTACCCCGAACATCATCATTGTTTGCTGGAACAGCCCCCATCAACCAACCGGATTCAAACAGGAAAGTAATTAGGAATCATACCCTTGTGTACTGTAGCAAGGAAGCCATACATTTCATCTTCGAAAATGAACCTCTGCAAGCACAAACCCCTTAAACTCAATCTTAACCAAAGAGACGATTCATGACAGGTTCATCATGAAAGATCCCTGAGAGAGTAGAAATTATAACCACTTCCCATCCATCCTAGTCCAACAAAAGAATGACATAAACTTAAACCGGCTCCCATATTACAACAGTCCAGAAATTACAAATGTAACCAAAACAAGGGAAATCAATCTAAGGCAACCAGCTTATGATGATTTatcaaaaatttgaaactaTAACCAGCTTATGATGATTTAACACGAGTGATTTCAGAACCTTAATAGCTCTGGAAATGAAAAGGatattcaaaaaccaaacaaataaaGTATGTAATAAACAATCATCGACCCTTGTATATCTCAGAGCAATATCTCAGTGAAAAGTTTTAAGTCAACCCAGCCCCTCGCTCTGCCGCCACCAAAATCCTTTAAAAGCCCTAAATTACTCATTAGGAGTGGAAGCTGAAAAAAGATATAGATGGTCAAAGTTGCTAGATGGTCAAGCAGTCCAAGTAAACATCTACCTTAATTTTCGAATATTCTGACAATaagcataataatttttttaattcccaATTCGAGGGAGAGTGGAAGAAGAGAGGAGATTCTCAAATCTGAGCAAAGTAACAGAAAATAAGATCTTACGAGAAATCAGTTTACGCTTGGGTTTTTCAAAAACTCATCGAAACAACCATACTAGATTGAAGTCTCTTACTTTCTCAGATCCCATGAAGGGAAACTTGAAGATCCGAAAGCCctaaattatctaataatttccCACATTTTCTCAGCCTCTAAACAGAGCACTaccactaaaaaataaacaaatttgtttttctcgaggataaaattaaaatttcaaaagaaggaaaaaatacaGTAAAATAATATTCCGATGTTAACTACAAAAACGTCACCGGAAAAACCACACCTTCGAAGCTTTTCCCGATGAACATCAGCAAACCACCACGGAAAGCATCAAAAGAAAGGCTTGACTGGCTAAGAAGTTCGGAAGAAAGAtgcctgagagagagagagagagagagagagagattgggggAAGATATTATTTCGTGGGGATGCTGACGTGTAACAAATGGAGGTCTGAAGCGGCTCCGAAGTCCACGTGTGATGTAGGACCATCCAACAGGGAAAAATCAAGGCCATCCTTTTGTATGAGCTGGACAAAATCGAAACCTCGAACCGGAAGAGGAGTGAGACGAATCTTATACGATCCTTCCAGATCTGGGAGTCGACACGTGGCTAAAGTTCCCTAGTTGTTGAAGGCGGCGGAAAATAGAGACGGCGTCGTTCGAGGTTCAGGTAGTTTTGCTAGTCCTAGTCGCGTTTGTCTTTATCTCGATACTGGTACATGACAAGAGTACCCTTATCTTGGTCGACGTTGGGCCAGACGGGCAATTCACGATTCTGCTCTTAGATCTTTGTCGTTGAATATTActtaattgaaaaattttatacaccgtattattattttatttttatcatactatataaaatataatacatttattattattattgaatgatCGTTCTATTAAAtccaataattataaatatgtcatatcttatatagtactataaaaatgagatgatgTATAACATTATTCTACTTGATTTTGTAATAGTTTCGTATATTTGCCTCCCATGAAAAATCCTCCTTTggcataatttttgttttgtaattttgcaAAGAgtaggcctggtttggttttATAAACTTTTGAAGTCATCTTAtcctatttcatttcatctcatcaattaaatactatttaaacacaaacagtttttaatcttaaatttttaaattttttatttaatcattacaacttttttaaattttcaaacaacatacaaaaaacatttcaactttttcaaatccaaaaataaaaataatattaaaaaattatactttaaccCTTTTTTGACTTTATAATTTTGTCattcaatttttcatctaattattacctaatcattataattttcctaa
This window contains:
- the LOC121240692 gene encoding two-component response regulator-like PRR37 isoform X2 yields the protein MGAVPANNDDVRGRGLVEQNSHISCDQKQVTNGVVGEGQGLQSLEEDELRINEVTQEVSNGPRALIQAHDGSQILQQQPQGPIICWERFLPIRSLKVLLVENDDSTRQVVSALLRNCSYEVIAVANGIQAWKILEDPTNHIDLILTEVVMPVLSGIGLLCKIMSHRSLKNIPVIMMSSHDSMGIVFKCLSKGAVDFLAKPIRKNELKNLWQHVWRRCHSSSGSGSESGTQTRKSGKSESDDGSDNDTGSCDEHDNGSNGLSRDGSDNGSGTQENTHSYCYQYFFVKEDSKRHLSYFGTLGQSSWTKRAAEVESPQPISPPDQITDGPDSTCAQVIHTKPEKFSNRWVHVTETKECPEQDEQHGVCKDPDSRHEFQHEMLSIHLSSRSQNVLANVDSKPFDSDKSKHNSENAISKPENPSSNMAKVVNSTYLEAESRDFDTSNGLSDISQTKAHCDSRQLPSLVLTLKRMREDFENVAHDDRNVLRHSDLSAFSKYNTASSVNKAHTGNVGSCSPLDDNSAAQNTGTTHNFQSHSSGNLPNQHSNGSSSNNDVASTDKCVIPKLEVYDEKPESISAFKSFHSSTFESVQNTPGKATNVEVNKVQAQTRGSKQQVQVQHHHHHHHHYHHHVHNLQQHQLQQDCSDVSRKNMAGASQQCGSSNVVGGPVESNAGDYSVNGSASGSNYGSNGQNGSCTALNAGVTNVESENGAAGNVGAGAISGKNSGNGSDEERVAHREAALNKFRQKRKERCFEKRVRYQSRKKLAEQRPRIRGQFVKQTSSDNKAGQDCQSKDHVSGDISSDSLQ
- the LOC121240692 gene encoding two-component response regulator-like PRR37 isoform X1, which gives rise to MGAVPANNDDVRGRGLVEQNSHISCDQKQVTNGVVGEGQGLQSLEEDELRINEVTQEVSNGPRALIQAHDGSQILQQQPQGPIICWERFLPIRSLKVLLVENDDSTRQVVSALLRNCSYEVIAVANGIQAWKILEDPTNHIDLILTEVVMPVLSGIGLLCKIMSHRSLKNIPVIMMSSHDSMGIVFKCLSKGAVDFLAKPIRKNELKNLWQHVWRRCHSSSGSGSESGTQTRKSGKSESDDGSDNDTGSCDEHDNGSNGLSRDGSDNGSGTQENTHSYCYQYFFVKEDSKRHLSYFGTLGQSSWTKRAAEVESPQPISPPDQITDGPDSTCAQVIHTKPEKFSNRWVHVTETKECPEQDEQHDNVAFGKNLETGVCKDPDSRHEFQHEMLSIHLSSRSQNVLANVDSKPFDSDKSKHNSENAISKPENPSSNMAKVVNSTYLEAESRDFDTSNGLSDISQTKAHCDSRQLPSLVLTLKRMREDFENVAHDDRNVLRHSDLSAFSKYNTASSVNKAHTGNVGSCSPLDDNSAAQNTGTTHNFQSHSSGNLPNQHSNGSSSNNDVASTDKCVIPKLEVYDEKPESISAFKSFHSSTFESVQNTPGKATNVEVNKVQAQTRGSKQQVQVQHHHHHHHHYHHHVHNLQQHQLQQDCSDVSRKNMAGASQQCGSSNVVGGPVESNAGDYSVNGSASGSNYGSNGQNGSCTALNAGVTNVESENGAAGNVGAGAISGKNSGNGSDEERVAHREAALNKFRQKRKERCFEKRVRYQSRKKLAEQRPRIRGQFVKQTSSDNKAGQDCQSKDHVSGDISSDSLQ
- the LOC121240692 gene encoding two-component response regulator-like PRR37 isoform X3 → MGAVPANNDDVRGRGLVEQNSHISCDQKQVTNGVVGEGQGLQSLEEDELRINEVTQEVSNGPRALIQAHDGSQILQQQPQGPIICWERFLPIRSLKVLLVENDDSTRQVVSALLRNCSYEVIAVANGIQAWKILEDPTNHIDLILTEVVMPVLSGIGLLCKIMSHRSLKNIPVIMMSSHDSMGIVFKCLSKGAVDFLAKPIRKNELKNLWQHVWRRCHSSSGSGSESGTQTRKSGKSESDDGSDNDTGSCDEHDNGSNGLSRDGSDNGSGTQSSWTKRAAEVESPQPISPPDQITDGPDSTCAQVIHTKPEKFSNRWVHVTETKECPEQDEQHDNVAFGKNLETGVCKDPDSRHEFQHEMLSIHLSSRSQNVLANVDSKPFDSDKSKHNSENAISKPENPSSNMAKVVNSTYLEAESRDFDTSNGLSDISQTKAHCDSRQLPSLVLTLKRMREDFENVAHDDRNVLRHSDLSAFSKYNTASSVNKAHTGNVGSCSPLDDNSAAQNTGTTHNFQSHSSGNLPNQHSNGSSSNNDVASTDKCVIPKLEVYDEKPESISAFKSFHSSTFESVQNTPGKATNVEVNKVQAQTRGSKQQVQVQHHHHHHHHYHHHVHNLQQHQLQQDCSDVSRKNMAGASQQCGSSNVVGGPVESNAGDYSVNGSASGSNYGSNGQNGSCTALNAGVTNVESENGAAGNVGAGAISGKNSGNGSDEERVAHREAALNKFRQKRKERCFEKRVRYQSRKKLAEQRPRIRGQFVKQTSSDNKAGQDCQSKDHVSGDISSDSLQ